One Melitaea cinxia chromosome 17, ilMelCinx1.1, whole genome shotgun sequence genomic region harbors:
- the LOC123661879 gene encoding putative phosphatidate phosphatase, with the protein MLNKLKFAWSKTNRFHRVIFIFLLVELKLFPGGKVGFQCNDPALSHPFTGDTVNWKWLIGVTTFLPLVVMLIIEKQKDKTDLAKKKALLWYKEYLYGYMINLTLVQCLKFIVGSPRPHFFDTCSPKEALTCEESEYVSSYTCTKAHWLNQSDRSFPSGHTSLAFHAGIFIIYYLHQRANHINTRTIRLIQLFCCVATLHCTITRLTDHRHHWWDVLAGMVVAAGILIYTILRLCKNFECLTPKENIESQNAENLVQNTNTLHNARQTKVIENIEQ; encoded by the exons ATGTTAAACAAATTGAAATTTGCCTGGTCGAAAACTAACCGGTTTCATCGAG ttatttttatattcctgcTGGTGGAATTGAAGCTGTTTCCGGGCGGTAAGGTCGGCTTCCAGTGCAATGACCCAGCTTTGTCACATCCTTTCACAGGTGACACAGTCAACTGGAAATGGTTAATAGGGGTCACGACTTTCCTGCCTTTAGTTGtg ATGCTTATAATAGAAAAACAGAAAGACAAGACAGATTTAGCTAAAAAGAAGGCACTCCTGTGGTACAAAGAGTATTTATATGGGTACATGATTAATCTAACATTGGTACAGTGCCTTAAGTTTATAGTGGGATCACCGAGGCCACACTTCTTTGATACTTGCAGTCCAAAAGAAGCATTGACATGTGAAGA ATCAGAGTATGTATCGAGTTACACTTGCACTAAAGCGCATTGGCTGAATCAGTCAGATAGGAGTTTTCCATCGGGACACACCTCCTTAGCCTTCCACGCtggaatatttattata taCTATCTCCATCAACGAGCCAACCACATAAACACAAGGACGATAAGACTGATCCAGTTATTTTGCTGTGTGGCAACACTGCATTGTACCATAACCCGCCTCACCGACCACAGACACCACTGGTGGGATGTACTCGCCGGGATGGTGGTTGCAGCTGGAATACTTATTTACACC ATACTCCGCCTCTGTAAAAATTTCGAATGCCTAACGCCAAAAGAAAATATCGAAAGTCAAAATGCTGAAAATTTAGTTCAAAACACTAACACTTTGCACAACGCTCGGCAAACAAAGGTTATAGAAAATATAGAACAATAA